A single genomic interval of Planctomycetota bacterium harbors:
- a CDS encoding neutral/alkaline non-lysosomal ceramidase N-terminal domain-containing protein: MLYALLGILALAPQAAGDAEWKIGLASARITPEEPVFMAGYASRNKPSEGVAGHLYAKAMAFEDAQGGRAVLLTADVIGFPAPVGDPIFERIMEKTGLPRARILLAASHTHTGPTLGTDPSIGGPGSEEDRARTAAYTRKLQDRLVELTVEALGKLQPARLSWGWGMVSFPVNRREFTARGVVLGVNPRGPVDRSVPVLRVDDPSGKLRAVLFQCACHCTTATGQIYEISGDYAGYAQEHLEAAHPGAQAMFMAGCGGDANPYPRGTLDLAREHGATLGREVGRVLSGRLQPIRGPLRAEFARVPLPFEPTRPAEELRKAAQSGPGYQREVFRRQLQILERGEKLPDHYPAPTAVWQFGPDLTLVALSGEVVVDYALRLERTLGPLGLWVAAYCNDVFGYVPSARVLEEGGYETRGAYYGTPGIFSPRVEDVLVEAVRDLARKAGRAMK; this comes from the coding sequence ATGCTCTACGCGCTGCTCGGGATCCTGGCGCTCGCCCCGCAGGCGGCCGGCGACGCGGAATGGAAGATCGGTCTGGCTTCGGCCCGCATCACGCCGGAGGAACCGGTTTTCATGGCGGGGTACGCGTCCCGCAACAAGCCTTCCGAGGGAGTCGCGGGCCACCTCTACGCCAAGGCCATGGCGTTCGAGGACGCGCAGGGCGGGAGGGCCGTTCTCCTGACGGCGGACGTCATCGGCTTCCCCGCTCCCGTGGGGGATCCCATCTTCGAGAGGATCATGGAGAAGACGGGCCTGCCTCGCGCCCGAATTCTCCTGGCGGCGTCCCACACGCATACGGGTCCGACGCTCGGCACGGATCCATCGATCGGCGGGCCGGGATCGGAAGAAGACCGCGCCCGGACCGCGGCCTATACGCGGAAGCTTCAGGATCGTCTCGTCGAGCTGACCGTCGAGGCGCTGGGGAAGCTCCAGCCCGCGCGCCTGTCGTGGGGATGGGGGATGGTTTCTTTCCCGGTCAATCGGCGCGAATTCACCGCGCGCGGCGTGGTTCTGGGCGTCAATCCGCGGGGGCCCGTGGACCGCAGCGTTCCGGTCCTGCGGGTGGACGATCCGTCCGGCAAACTCCGGGCGGTTCTTTTCCAGTGCGCCTGCCACTGCACGACGGCCACCGGGCAGATCTACGAGATCAGCGGGGATTACGCGGGATACGCCCAGGAGCATCTCGAAGCCGCCCATCCGGGCGCGCAGGCGATGTTCATGGCCGGTTGCGGCGGCGACGCGAATCCCTACCCCCGGGGCACGCTGGACCTGGCGCGGGAGCACGGCGCCACGCTGGGCCGGGAGGTCGGTCGCGTCCTGTCGGGACGGCTCCAACCGATCCGGGGTCCGCTGCGGGCCGAGTTCGCCCGGGTTCCGCTTCCCTTCGAGCCGACCCGCCCGGCCGAGGAGCTCCGGAAGGCGGCGCAATCGGGTCCCGGATATCAGCGCGAGGTCTTCCGGCGGCAGCTCCAGATCCTCGAAAGGGGCGAAAAGCTCCCGGATCACTACCCGGCACCTACAGCCGTCTGGCAATTCGGGCCGGACCTGACGCTCGTGGCCCTTTCGGGGGAGGTGGTCGTGGACTACGCGCTGCGCTTGGAGCGGACGCTGGGACCGCTGGGGCTCTGGGTGGCGGCGTACTGCAACGACGTCTTCGGGTATGTTCCTTCCGCCCGGGTGCTGGAGGAAGGAGGGTACGAAACCCGGGGGGCGTATTACGGGACGCCGGGGATTTTCTCGCCTCGGGTCGAAGACGTGCTCGTGGAGGCCGTTCGGGACCTGGCCCGGAAGGCGGGCCGCGCGATGAAGTGA
- a CDS encoding HEAT repeat domain-containing protein: protein MNARRGLGTAWVFALLAACAGPEADLASREPYERYLAVRELAQTPEAASVAEIVRRLEDPHFLVVVGALEALGDIGRREFVQHVVPKLKAAHPMVRQYAALTAARLGNEEAVPALLETLRTDADPTVRRTAAKALAAFGARPDVRRALAEAVGDRDPSVSLMAHLRLQEITGRQDVPPSRQAWLEALP, encoded by the coding sequence ATGAACGCTCGCCGGGGGTTGGGAACCGCGTGGGTCTTTGCTCTTCTGGCGGCGTGCGCGGGTCCCGAGGCGGATCTGGCCAGCCGGGAGCCGTACGAGCGTTACCTGGCGGTTCGAGAGCTGGCCCAAACCCCGGAAGCGGCGTCCGTGGCGGAGATCGTCCGCCGCCTGGAGGATCCGCACTTCCTTGTCGTCGTCGGCGCCCTGGAAGCGTTGGGGGACATCGGCCGGCGGGAGTTCGTGCAGCACGTCGTCCCGAAACTCAAGGCCGCGCATCCCATGGTGCGGCAGTACGCGGCCCTGACGGCGGCACGGCTCGGGAACGAGGAAGCGGTTCCGGCGCTTCTGGAAACGCTTCGGACGGATGCCGATCCCACGGTGCGCCGCACGGCGGCCAAGGCGCTGGCCGCCTTCGGCGCCCGGCCCGACGTGCGCCGGGCGCTCGCCGAAGCGGTGGGGGATCGGGATCCGAGCGTGTCCCTCATGGCCCACCTTCGCCTCCAGGAGATTACCGGAAGGCAGGACGTACCGCCGTCGCGCCAGGCCTGGCTCGAGGCGCTGCCGTGA
- the smpB gene encoding SsrA-binding protein SmpB has translation MAEEAKVKVVQRNKKAFFNYEILERLEAGLVLKGSEVKSIRDGKVSIQEAYGKVRGDEVWVVGMDVSPYPQAGPYNNHEPRRPRKLLLHRREIQRLIGKTQEKGLTLVPLALYFKDGYAKLEIGLARGKKQYDKRQAIREREAKRVLQRRMMR, from the coding sequence ATGGCGGAGGAAGCAAAAGTAAAAGTCGTTCAGCGCAACAAGAAGGCCTTTTTCAACTACGAAATCCTGGAGCGCCTGGAGGCGGGGCTGGTCCTGAAGGGGTCGGAAGTCAAATCGATCCGGGACGGCAAAGTTTCGATCCAGGAGGCCTACGGCAAGGTGCGCGGGGACGAAGTCTGGGTCGTGGGGATGGACGTCTCGCCCTATCCGCAGGCGGGTCCGTACAACAATCACGAGCCGCGGCGGCCGCGCAAGCTTCTGCTTCATCGCCGGGAGATTCAGCGCCTGATCGGCAAGACGCAGGAGAAGGGATTGACCCTGGTGCCGCTGGCGTTGTATTTTAAGGACGGGTACGCCAAGCTGGAGATCGGACTGGCGCGCGGCAAGAAGCAATACGACAAGCGCCAGGCGATCCGGGAGCGCGAGGCCAAGCGCGTCCTCCAGCGGCGGATGATGAGGTGA
- a CDS encoding TIM barrel protein has product MNRREMLAGSAALAAGALFGVPEARAQERKPFKLRYAFDAGQFRHHAPGGVLDEIKFAADQGFTAMEDNGMKGRPPEMQEKIGAELARHNMTMGIFVMNGKTGFKGGGALTTGKPEDRDAFLAEVRESIDVAKRCGAKWMTSLVGNADPRLARGYQFANVLDCLRRAAEILEPHGLVMVFEPLNILENHPGFFIWQNHEMYALVKAVRSPSCKMLFDLYHTQISEGRLIRNFDQCFDEIGYIQTGDTPGRKEPGTGEVNYRNVFRHIYQKGYKGLVGMEHGKSLDGKEGELALIQAYRDADNF; this is encoded by the coding sequence ATGAACCGACGCGAGATGCTGGCCGGAAGCGCCGCCCTGGCCGCCGGCGCCCTTTTCGGAGTTCCCGAAGCGCGCGCCCAGGAGCGCAAACCTTTCAAGCTGCGGTACGCCTTCGACGCCGGCCAGTTCCGCCACCATGCTCCCGGCGGCGTCCTGGACGAAATCAAGTTCGCGGCCGATCAGGGCTTCACCGCCATGGAAGACAACGGCATGAAAGGCCGCCCCCCCGAGATGCAGGAAAAGATCGGCGCCGAGCTGGCCCGCCACAACATGACGATGGGCATCTTCGTCATGAACGGGAAGACCGGTTTCAAGGGCGGCGGGGCGCTGACTACGGGCAAGCCGGAAGACCGTGACGCCTTCCTCGCCGAGGTCCGCGAATCGATCGACGTCGCCAAGCGCTGCGGAGCCAAGTGGATGACCTCGCTCGTCGGCAACGCCGACCCGCGCCTGGCGCGCGGCTATCAGTTCGCCAATGTTCTGGACTGCCTGCGGCGCGCCGCGGAGATTCTGGAGCCCCATGGGCTGGTCATGGTCTTCGAGCCGCTCAACATCCTCGAGAATCATCCCGGTTTCTTCATCTGGCAGAACCACGAGATGTACGCGCTCGTCAAGGCCGTCCGGAGCCCCTCGTGCAAGATGCTCTTCGACCTCTATCACACGCAGATCAGCGAAGGGCGGCTCATCCGGAACTTCGACCAGTGCTTCGACGAGATCGGCTACATCCAGACGGGCGATACCCCCGGCCGCAAGGAGCCCGGCACCGGCGAAGTGAACTACCGGAACGTCTTCCGGCACATCTACCAGAAGGGGTACAAAGGCCTCGTGGGCATGGAGCACGGCAAGTCGCTCGACGGCAAAGAGGGCGAGTTGGCGCTCATCCAGGCGTACCGCGACGCGGATAACTTCTGA
- a CDS encoding DUF366 family protein: MIEAKFLPDRIDYDGSQIHSLWAYRTFGIQGDSIVSFLGACEVRPEHMVDLEDVRARSRIAGPLMLHFIVEHFDRDLEKAVLRQRLLAALARDLLGPEVRRDGDDLFFGPGKLSVSIATLTPVSSKIHFGVNVERATGVGVETRALRDLGVDPVAFAKALLDRYGAEMRGVWDARTRVRGVP; the protein is encoded by the coding sequence GTGATCGAAGCGAAATTCCTTCCGGACCGGATCGACTACGACGGATCGCAGATTCATTCCCTCTGGGCGTACCGCACGTTCGGCATTCAGGGGGATTCGATCGTGTCTTTCCTGGGCGCGTGCGAGGTGCGGCCGGAGCACATGGTGGACCTCGAGGACGTCCGGGCGCGGTCCCGGATCGCCGGTCCTCTCATGCTGCACTTCATCGTGGAGCACTTCGACCGGGATCTCGAGAAGGCGGTGCTCCGGCAGCGCCTCCTTGCGGCTCTGGCGCGGGATCTGCTGGGGCCGGAGGTGCGCCGCGACGGAGACGACCTTTTCTTCGGTCCGGGGAAGCTTTCCGTCTCGATTGCCACGCTCACGCCGGTGTCTTCGAAGATCCATTTCGGCGTCAACGTCGAGCGCGCGACCGGCGTGGGGGTGGAAACGCGGGCGCTGCGGGACCTGGGCGTGGATCCCGTCGCGTTCGCGAAGGCGCTGCTGGATCGCTACGGGGCGGAGATGCGCGGCGTCTGGGACGCCCGCACGAGGGTGCGGGGTGTCCCCTAG
- a CDS encoding orotate phosphoribosyltransferase, which produces MTVFLHERRRRASEILVSIRAIGCNLEKPFKLTSGWASPVYVDCRKIISFVPERREIVSLMAEAVRGEAFDVVAGGETAGIPYGAWIAEALSLPFVYVRKKPKDVGKTQQIEGHLPAGRRVLLVEDLATDGASKVNFLQALRGAGARCEHSSVVFFYGIFPRAPQILKDAGVALHALTDWRTTIDVAEATGYFTPEQVREIRKFLENPEAWSRAHGGA; this is translated from the coding sequence ATGACCGTATTCCTGCACGAGCGCCGCCGCCGCGCCTCCGAAATCCTCGTCTCGATCCGCGCCATCGGCTGCAACCTCGAGAAACCGTTCAAGCTGACGTCCGGATGGGCCAGCCCGGTCTACGTCGACTGTCGAAAGATCATCTCGTTCGTCCCCGAACGCCGGGAAATCGTCTCCCTGATGGCGGAGGCGGTGCGGGGCGAGGCGTTCGACGTCGTGGCCGGCGGCGAGACGGCCGGCATTCCCTACGGGGCGTGGATCGCCGAAGCGCTCTCGCTTCCCTTCGTCTACGTGCGCAAAAAGCCCAAGGACGTGGGCAAGACCCAGCAGATCGAAGGACATCTCCCGGCCGGGCGGCGCGTTCTTCTCGTGGAAGATCTCGCCACGGACGGCGCCAGCAAGGTGAACTTCCTTCAGGCGCTGCGCGGGGCGGGGGCCCGGTGCGAGCACTCGTCGGTCGTTTTTTTCTACGGCATCTTTCCGCGGGCCCCGCAGATCCTCAAGGACGCCGGCGTCGCCCTCCATGCGCTGACGGACTGGCGCACCACGATCGACGTGGCGGAGGCGACCGGCTACTTCACGCCGGAACAGGTCCGGGAAATCCGCAAGTTCCTGGAGAACCCCGAAGCCTGGTCCCGGGCGCACGGGGGCGCGTAG
- the der gene encoding ribosome biogenesis GTPase Der, with product MEKLPVVAIVGRQNVGKSSLLNALAGRRLSIVDPTPGTTIDRVSAVVAHKGKAFELVDTGGIGLRPGDEFYEEVERQIERAVADAELVLFVADVQAGVTALDRRIAERFRGKKVLLVANKADHPGLEGAAAEFFELGFGDPFPAAAVHRRNIRDLLDRIVEALPPAPVPARGIAIAVVGKRNVGKSTFVNALAGEERVIVSEKPGTTRDAVDVVIERDGRRFVIVDTAGLRKKQKLESSVELFSRVRTEEALRRADVVVFMFDILEKVTEVDKRIAAAIEEEKKPCALVLNKYDLVPEGRQPEEFARYLTRALPLLRYAPITMISARTGERVWEVVDLCVELHAQAGARVSTPELNRALRAAVEARTPSGRRGRIARIYYATQKAGRPPRFVVFVNDPAAFAPDYVRYLEDKMRQFLPFHEVPLRLELRARRRK from the coding sequence ATGGAGAAGCTGCCCGTCGTCGCCATCGTCGGCCGCCAGAACGTGGGGAAGTCCTCTCTCCTGAACGCTCTGGCGGGCCGGCGGCTTTCGATCGTGGACCCCACGCCGGGGACGACGATCGACCGTGTGAGCGCCGTGGTCGCGCACAAGGGGAAGGCGTTCGAGCTGGTGGACACGGGGGGGATTGGGCTTCGTCCCGGGGACGAGTTCTATGAAGAAGTCGAGCGCCAGATCGAGCGGGCGGTGGCGGACGCGGAGCTCGTGCTTTTCGTGGCGGACGTCCAGGCGGGGGTGACCGCGCTCGACCGCCGGATCGCGGAGCGGTTCCGGGGCAAGAAGGTGCTTCTGGTCGCCAACAAGGCGGACCACCCGGGGCTGGAGGGGGCCGCGGCGGAGTTCTTCGAGCTGGGATTCGGGGACCCGTTCCCGGCGGCGGCCGTCCATCGGCGCAATATCCGCGACCTGCTCGACCGGATCGTCGAGGCCCTGCCGCCCGCGCCGGTGCCCGCGCGGGGGATCGCCATCGCCGTCGTGGGCAAGCGCAACGTGGGCAAGTCCACCTTCGTCAACGCCCTGGCCGGCGAGGAGCGCGTGATCGTCAGCGAAAAGCCCGGCACGACGCGCGACGCCGTGGACGTCGTGATCGAGCGGGACGGGCGCCGCTTCGTGATCGTGGACACGGCGGGGCTGCGCAAGAAGCAGAAGTTGGAAAGCTCCGTGGAGCTTTTCAGCCGGGTGCGCACGGAGGAAGCCCTCCGGCGGGCCGACGTGGTCGTCTTCATGTTCGACATCCTGGAGAAGGTCACGGAGGTGGACAAGCGGATCGCGGCGGCGATCGAGGAGGAAAAGAAGCCCTGCGCGCTCGTCCTGAACAAGTACGACCTTGTTCCGGAGGGGCGGCAGCCCGAGGAGTTCGCGCGGTACCTGACGCGGGCGCTGCCGCTGCTGCGGTACGCGCCGATCACCATGATCTCCGCCCGCACGGGGGAGCGCGTGTGGGAGGTGGTGGACCTCTGCGTGGAGCTCCATGCGCAGGCGGGGGCCCGCGTCTCGACGCCCGAGCTCAACCGGGCGCTGCGCGCGGCGGTGGAGGCCCGAACCCCGTCGGGCCGGAGGGGACGGATCGCGCGCATCTATTACGCGACCCAGAAGGCAGGCCGTCCTCCGCGGTTCGTGGTCTTCGTCAACGATCCGGCGGCCTTCGCGCCGGACTATGTGCGTTACCTCGAGGACAAGATGCGGCAGTTTCTTCCTTTCCACGAGGTGCCGCTGCGGCTGGAATTGCGGGCGCGCCGCCGGAAGTGA
- a CDS encoding peroxiredoxin has protein sequence MLQDKGAPAPDFSAPNQDGKVIRFADFKGKKNVLLAFYPKDNTPGUTREVQMLRDNIKKFEAKNCVVLGVSMDPAESHKKFCTEQKLPFDLLADTNKSIHKAFGFEKMVRATFLIDKKGTVVYANRSFQLKDEVWQDLFKAVEALPD, from the coding sequence ATGCTTCAGGACAAGGGAGCGCCGGCGCCGGACTTCTCCGCGCCCAACCAGGACGGCAAGGTGATCCGCTTCGCCGACTTCAAGGGCAAGAAGAACGTCCTCTTGGCCTTCTACCCCAAGGACAACACCCCCGGCTGAACCCGCGAAGTGCAGATGTTGCGGGACAACATCAAGAAGTTCGAGGCGAAGAATTGCGTCGTCCTCGGCGTCTCCATGGATCCTGCGGAATCGCACAAGAAATTCTGCACCGAGCAGAAGCTTCCCTTCGACCTCCTGGCCGACACGAACAAATCGATCCACAAGGCCTTCGGATTCGAGAAGATGGTCCGCGCGACGTTCCTGATCGACAAGAAGGGCACGGTGGTGTACGCAAACCGGTCCTTCCAGCTCAAGGACGAGGTCTGGCAGGATCTCTTCAAGGCGGTTGAGGCGCTGCCGGACTAA
- a CDS encoding thymidine kinase: MHQFPRGSGWIEVISGSMFAGKTQELIRRLRLAALARQKVQVFKHKLDARYAREYLVSHDQLRVPSVPVHRAEQIAERLRPDTQVVGIDEAHFFDGKIVGVCQRLADQGRRVIVAGLDQDYRGKPFESMARLMAVAEYVTKNQAICMRCGGPAGRSVRVSEGRRRIDVGHADKYEARCRRCAAAP, encoded by the coding sequence ATGCATCAGTTCCCTCGAGGCTCCGGGTGGATCGAGGTCATCTCCGGCTCCATGTTCGCCGGCAAGACCCAGGAGCTCATCCGGCGCCTGCGGCTGGCCGCCCTGGCCCGCCAGAAAGTTCAGGTCTTCAAGCACAAGCTCGACGCCCGCTACGCCCGCGAATACCTCGTCTCCCACGACCAGCTCCGCGTGCCGTCCGTGCCCGTCCACCGCGCCGAACAGATCGCCGAGCGCCTGCGGCCGGACACGCAGGTCGTCGGCATCGACGAGGCGCACTTTTTCGACGGAAAGATCGTCGGCGTCTGCCAGCGCCTGGCCGATCAGGGGCGCCGCGTCATCGTGGCGGGGCTCGACCAGGACTACCGCGGCAAACCTTTCGAATCGATGGCCCGCCTCATGGCCGTGGCGGAGTACGTCACCAAGAATCAAGCCATCTGCATGAGGTGCGGCGGCCCGGCCGGCCGCAGCGTCCGCGTCTCCGAGGGCCGCCGCCGCATCGACGTGGGCCACGCGGACAAGTACGAAGCGCGCTGCCGCCGCTGCGCGGCCGCCCCCTGA
- a CDS encoding arsenate reductase ArsC: protein MTVRVLFACVHNAGRSQMAAAFLNALADPAKAVGLSAGTEPGLRVHPEVVDAMKEVGIDLSGARPQKLTPELAREAHLLVTLGCGEACPAVPGLRREDWPLPDPKGQPPERVREIREEIRTRVRELVLRSGWGREAGPGSAGPPLPGAR, encoded by the coding sequence ATGACGGTGCGCGTTCTCTTCGCCTGCGTCCACAACGCCGGGCGTTCCCAAATGGCCGCGGCTTTTCTCAACGCCCTGGCCGATCCCGCCAAGGCGGTAGGGCTTTCGGCCGGGACCGAGCCCGGGCTTCGCGTCCATCCCGAAGTGGTCGACGCCATGAAGGAGGTCGGCATCGATCTCTCCGGCGCCCGGCCGCAGAAACTCACTCCCGAGCTCGCCCGTGAGGCTCATCTCCTGGTGACCCTGGGCTGCGGCGAGGCCTGCCCGGCCGTTCCGGGCCTGCGCCGCGAGGACTGGCCCCTGCCGGACCCGAAGGGACAGCCGCCCGAGCGCGTCCGCGAGATCCGCGAGGAAATCCGGACCCGCGTGCGGGAGCTGGTCCTGCGGTCGGGCTGGGGGAGGGAAGCGGGTCCCGGAAGCGCAGGCCCCCCTCTCCCCGGCGCTCGATAA
- a CDS encoding alpha/beta fold hydrolase: MRGIGALFLLALSGAGEERGKYRLSCYGREAGVEEYRLEEFESGAVVLFSRVRTEVEVQGRVQAFASDTVLTMDASFAPRLYAAFHKSGADERRFKIEWERGTVSMEGRRPVRSAAAFLLDAGVHAQLLPLLRRHPGGRRTVKVFSPPAGQDLEAEIDERGETTLAGPGGRTLRVREIRLTMGPLTVTAHLDAERRMVRAWSPLTGILAELEGFEGFVPEELVRGPRKPEGVEEVEVAFSNGPLRIAGAWTRPRGAGAAPAVLILSDAGPHDRDGRAPGGPEAAGFPAAEADTTLYRAVAYALASAGVASLRFDDRGCGRTGGDFATARLADLLSDAEAAAAYLRSRPDAAGIALLGHGEGGLLASMLAARSGDVRAVFLLAAPGRTLDRLLLEALERTLREQGAREDAAAAILAKEARTFDAIRRSEEDYLVLEERRTFVGWMRDRFRADPVEALERVRAPVVILQGLKDEIVPPAHAELLERARPDGIEVRRFPHLGHAFTRFPGRTDEEFLRFLSERVGEAFGAR, translated from the coding sequence ATGAGGGGGATCGGCGCTCTTTTCCTCCTCGCGCTTTCCGGCGCCGGGGAGGAGCGGGGGAAGTACCGGCTGTCCTGCTACGGCCGGGAGGCGGGGGTCGAGGAGTACCGGCTCGAGGAGTTCGAAAGCGGCGCTGTCGTTCTCTTCTCCCGGGTCCGCACCGAAGTCGAGGTCCAGGGCCGCGTCCAGGCGTTCGCTTCCGACACCGTGCTGACGATGGACGCCTCCTTTGCGCCCCGGCTGTACGCCGCGTTTCATAAGTCGGGCGCGGACGAGCGGCGGTTCAAGATCGAGTGGGAACGCGGCACGGTTTCCATGGAAGGGCGCCGGCCGGTCCGCAGCGCGGCGGCGTTTCTTCTGGACGCGGGGGTTCACGCCCAGCTCCTTCCTCTTCTGCGGCGCCATCCCGGCGGGCGCCGGACCGTCAAGGTGTTCAGCCCTCCGGCCGGACAGGATCTGGAAGCGGAGATCGACGAGCGCGGAGAGACGACGCTGGCGGGTCCCGGGGGCCGCACCCTTCGCGTCCGCGAGATCCGCCTGACGATGGGGCCGCTGACGGTCACCGCCCACCTCGACGCCGAGCGCCGCATGGTCCGCGCCTGGAGCCCGCTGACGGGGATCCTGGCGGAACTCGAGGGCTTCGAGGGATTCGTTCCCGAGGAGCTGGTCCGGGGACCCCGGAAACCCGAAGGGGTCGAGGAGGTCGAGGTCGCCTTTTCGAACGGTCCGCTTCGCATCGCCGGGGCGTGGACGCGTCCCAGGGGGGCGGGAGCGGCGCCCGCCGTGCTTATTCTTTCGGATGCCGGTCCGCACGATCGGGACGGGCGGGCTCCCGGCGGGCCGGAAGCGGCGGGATTCCCCGCGGCGGAGGCGGACACCACGCTCTACCGGGCCGTGGCCTACGCGCTGGCCTCCGCGGGCGTCGCGTCGCTTCGTTTCGACGACCGCGGCTGCGGGAGGACGGGCGGGGATTTCGCGACGGCGCGGCTGGCCGATCTGCTCTCCGACGCCGAGGCGGCCGCGGCGTACCTGCGGTCGCGGCCGGATGCGGCGGGGATCGCGCTTCTGGGTCACGGGGAGGGAGGGCTTCTGGCCTCGATGCTGGCGGCGCGCTCGGGCGACGTCCGGGCGGTTTTCCTTCTGGCGGCTCCGGGCCGGACGCTCGACCGGCTGCTTCTCGAAGCCCTGGAGCGGACGCTTCGGGAACAGGGGGCGCGGGAGGACGCGGCGGCGGCGATTCTGGCCAAGGAGGCGCGGACCTTCGACGCGATCCGTCGATCGGAGGAGGATTATCTCGTCCTGGAGGAGCGCCGGACGTTCGTGGGCTGGATGCGGGACCGCTTCCGCGCGGATCCGGTCGAAGCGCTGGAGCGGGTGCGGGCGCCGGTGGTGATCCTGCAGGGCCTCAAGGACGAGATCGTGCCTCCGGCGCACGCCGAGCTTCTCGAGCGGGCGCGGCCGGACGGGATCGAAGTGCGCCGGTTTCCTCACCTGGGGCACGCCTTCACGCGGTTTCCGGGGCGGACGGACGAGGAATTTCTCCGGTTTCTGTCGGAGCGCGTGGGGGAGGCGTTCGGGGCGCGGTAG
- a CDS encoding N-acetylmuramoyl-L-alanine amidase — protein sequence MTWLLLLAALSGGGDLEDLRRHWVFEWTCDAATGRHTLRAPKLVVAFVPGFDTAVINGRLTRLSAPVTLEGGRVRVPPEIVALVEKHGAGELPPAAAVPPAPAPPAAPRVEARRLPPCTIVIDAGHGGIHTGYKGRFLLEKDINLDVALELQRLLESWGASVVMTRTDDRHFSTDIDEDLAARVNIVNRSRADLFISVHANGVGNASVRGFEVWVPLSRDARGAASRQMAELVLGELAAVWSSENRGIKDDHNLRVLKGTRCPAVLVELEFVSNPAAERELARASVRQRLALAIAEAARQWMLRRR from the coding sequence GTGACCTGGCTTCTGCTCTTGGCCGCTCTGTCGGGCGGGGGCGATCTCGAAGATCTCCGGCGTCACTGGGTCTTCGAGTGGACGTGCGACGCCGCGACGGGGCGACACACCTTGCGCGCCCCCAAGCTGGTGGTGGCGTTTGTCCCCGGCTTCGACACGGCCGTCATCAATGGGCGCCTGACCCGGCTTTCGGCTCCGGTGACGCTCGAGGGAGGGCGCGTGCGCGTCCCGCCGGAGATCGTGGCGCTCGTCGAGAAACACGGAGCGGGCGAGCTTCCGCCGGCCGCCGCCGTTCCACCGGCTCCCGCCCCGCCGGCCGCCCCCCGCGTCGAGGCGCGCCGCCTTCCGCCCTGCACGATCGTCATCGATGCAGGCCACGGAGGAATCCATACGGGGTACAAGGGCCGCTTCCTGCTGGAGAAGGACATCAACCTGGACGTGGCTCTCGAGCTCCAGCGCCTCCTGGAGTCCTGGGGCGCCAGCGTCGTCATGACCCGCACGGACGATCGGCACTTTTCCACGGACATCGACGAGGATCTTGCCGCGCGGGTCAACATCGTCAACCGGAGCCGCGCGGACCTTTTCATCTCCGTGCACGCCAACGGCGTGGGGAACGCCTCGGTCCGCGGATTCGAGGTCTGGGTACCCCTCTCGCGGGACGCCCGCGGAGCGGCCAGCCGTCAGATGGCCGAGCTTGTCCTGGGCGAGCTGGCGGCGGTGTGGTCGAGCGAGAACCGGGGGATCAAGGACGACCATAACCTTCGGGTCCTCAAGGGGACGCGCTGCCCGGCCGTCCTTGTGGAGCTGGAGTTCGTCTCCAATCCGGCCGCGGAGCGGGAGCTGGCGCGGGCCTCCGTCCGGCAGCGTCTGGCTCTGGCGATCGCCGAGGCGGCCCGCCAGTGGATGCTGCGGAGGCGCTGA